In Streptomyces ambofaciens ATCC 23877, a single genomic region encodes these proteins:
- a CDS encoding FAD-binding dehydrogenase has protein sequence MDADVIVVGAGLAGLVAAHELTSRGRRVALVDQENAANLGGQAFWSFGGLFLVDSPEQRRLGVKDSFDLAWNDWQGSAAFDRTEDEDSWAVRWARAYVEWAAGEKRFWLAGHGITFLPTVGWAERGDLRAGGHGNSVPRFHIAWGTGTGVVEPFVGHARQAARDGLLTFHHRHRVDHLIVEGGAACGVRGTVLAEDHSPRGVASSREETGAFELTAQAVIVTSGGIGADHDIVRRHWPERLGTPPAEMVTGVPAYVDGRMLDISAEAGARLVNRDRMWHYTEGVRNWDPIWPGHGIRILPGPSSLWFDALGRRLPEPCLPGYDTLGTLRHLRTADGLAGHDHSWFILTQKIIEKEFALSGSEQNPDITAKDRAGFLRERVLGKGAPGPVDAFLREGADFVTAPNLEQLVDRMNRLTDEPLLDAASIRRQIEARDLQMANPYAKDAQVQGIRNARRYIGDRLGRVATPHRILDPSAGPLIGVKLHILTRKTLGGIQTDLDSRALGADGTPVAGLYAAGEVAGFGGGGVHGYNALEGTFLGGCLFSGRAAGRAAARQTA, from the coding sequence ATGGATGCCGACGTCATCGTGGTCGGAGCGGGCCTGGCGGGCCTGGTCGCGGCGCACGAACTGACCAGCCGGGGCCGCAGGGTCGCCCTCGTCGACCAGGAGAACGCCGCCAACCTCGGCGGACAGGCCTTCTGGTCCTTCGGCGGCCTCTTCCTCGTGGACTCCCCCGAGCAGCGCCGCCTCGGCGTCAAGGACTCCTTCGACCTGGCCTGGAACGACTGGCAGGGCAGCGCGGCCTTCGACCGCACCGAGGACGAGGACTCCTGGGCGGTGCGCTGGGCCCGGGCGTACGTCGAATGGGCGGCGGGGGAGAAGCGGTTCTGGCTGGCCGGGCACGGCATCACCTTCCTGCCCACCGTCGGCTGGGCCGAGCGCGGCGACCTCCGGGCCGGCGGGCACGGCAACTCCGTGCCCCGCTTCCACATCGCCTGGGGCACCGGCACGGGCGTCGTCGAGCCGTTCGTGGGCCACGCCCGCCAGGCCGCCCGGGACGGGCTGCTCACCTTCCACCACCGACACCGCGTCGACCACCTGATCGTCGAGGGCGGCGCCGCGTGCGGCGTGCGCGGCACGGTCCTCGCCGAGGACCACTCACCCCGGGGTGTCGCCTCCAGCCGCGAGGAGACCGGCGCGTTCGAACTCACGGCCCAGGCCGTGATCGTCACCTCCGGAGGCATCGGCGCCGACCACGACATCGTCCGCCGCCACTGGCCCGAGCGTCTCGGCACCCCGCCCGCCGAGATGGTCACCGGGGTCCCCGCCTACGTCGACGGGCGGATGCTCGACATCAGCGCCGAGGCGGGCGCCCGCCTGGTCAACCGCGACCGGATGTGGCACTACACCGAGGGCGTGCGCAACTGGGACCCCATCTGGCCCGGCCACGGCATCCGCATCCTGCCCGGGCCGTCCTCCCTGTGGTTCGACGCCCTCGGCCGCCGCCTGCCCGAGCCCTGCCTGCCCGGCTACGACACCCTCGGCACCCTGCGGCACCTGCGCACGGCCGACGGTCTCGCGGGGCACGACCACTCCTGGTTCATCCTCACCCAGAAGATCATCGAGAAGGAGTTCGCGCTCTCCGGCTCCGAGCAGAACCCCGACATCACCGCCAAGGACCGGGCCGGGTTCCTGCGTGAACGCGTCCTGGGCAAGGGCGCTCCGGGCCCGGTGGACGCCTTCCTGCGCGAGGGCGCCGACTTCGTGACCGCGCCGAACCTGGAGCAACTGGTCGACAGGATGAACCGGCTGACCGACGAACCGCTCCTCGACGCCGCCTCGATCCGGCGTCAGATCGAGGCCCGGGACCTCCAGATGGCCAATCCGTACGCCAAGGACGCCCAGGTCCAGGGCATCCGCAACGCCCGCCGCTACATCGGTGACCGACTCGGCCGGGTGGCCACCCCGCACCGCATCCTCGACCCGTCGGCGGGACCGTTGATCGGCGTGAAGCTGCACATCCTCACCCGTAAGACCCTCGGCGGCATCCAGACCGACCTCGACTCCCGCGCCCTGGGCGCCGACGGCACCCCGGTGGCGGGCCTGTACGCGGCCGGTGAGGTGGCCGGCTTCGGCGGCGGCGGAGTGCACGGCTACAACGCGCTGGAGGGCACCTTCCTCGGCGGCTGCCTCTTCTCCGGGCGGGCGGCGGGCCGGGCGGCGGCGCGGCAGACCGCCTGA
- a CDS encoding TetR/AcrR family transcriptional regulator: MAAKPTTTGRVTRRRARTRAELLDAAFGVFAAKGFGRVSIEEVCDAAGYSRGAFYSNFDSLDELFFALYRERADLIADQVSGALALDGPDLDVPAAVDRVTEVLLLDRDWLLVKTDFLVHAARDPAVARTLLEHRARLRHAIADRLARARGHTALPAVLGGAEGAAHAVVAAYDGVTTQLLLDRDVEHARAWLGRLLTALLTEGGGPPLTEDGAAPLGSS; the protein is encoded by the coding sequence ATGGCGGCGAAGCCGACGACCACCGGGCGCGTGACCAGGCGGCGCGCGCGCACCCGCGCGGAGCTGCTGGACGCGGCGTTCGGCGTGTTCGCGGCCAAGGGGTTCGGCCGGGTCTCGATCGAGGAGGTCTGCGACGCGGCCGGCTACAGCCGCGGTGCCTTCTACTCGAACTTCGACAGCCTCGACGAGCTGTTCTTCGCCCTCTACCGCGAGCGGGCCGATCTCATCGCGGACCAGGTGTCCGGCGCGCTGGCGCTGGACGGGCCGGACCTGGACGTGCCCGCCGCCGTGGACCGCGTCACCGAGGTGCTGCTCCTGGACCGGGACTGGCTCCTGGTGAAGACGGACTTCCTGGTGCACGCCGCCCGCGACCCGGCCGTGGCGCGGACCCTGCTGGAACACCGGGCGCGCCTCAGGCACGCGATCGCCGACCGGCTGGCCCGGGCGCGCGGGCACACCGCCCTGCCGGCCGTGCTGGGCGGCGCCGAGGGCGCCGCGCACGCCGTGGTCGCCGCGTACGACGGAGTCACCACCCAGCTGCTCCTGGACCGGGACGTCGAGCACGCCCGAGCCTGGCTGGGACGCCTGCTCACCGCCCTGCTCACGGAGGGCGGCGGCCCCCCGCTCACCGAGGACGGCGCAGCACCCCTCGGATCCTCTTGA
- a CDS encoding alpha-ketoglutarate-dependent dioxygenase AlkB — translation MTTHLQGSLFDQTDEVRLGPLDGVRRTHLGSGAWIDLLPGWLSGADALFERLAAEVPWRAERRAMYDQVVDVPRLLAFYGAGDPLPHPLLTEARAALSAHYAPELGEPFTTAGLCHYRDGRDSVAWHGDRIGRGARQDTMVAILSVGAPRDLLLRPAGGGGSTVRRPLGHGDLIVMGGSCQRTWEHCVPKSTRAAGPRISVQFRPHGVR, via the coding sequence ATGACCACGCACCTCCAGGGCTCGCTCTTCGACCAGACCGACGAGGTCCGGCTCGGCCCGCTCGACGGAGTGCGCCGCACCCACCTCGGCTCCGGGGCCTGGATCGACCTGCTCCCCGGCTGGCTGAGCGGCGCCGACGCACTGTTCGAGCGGCTGGCCGCCGAGGTCCCGTGGCGTGCGGAGCGGCGCGCCATGTACGACCAGGTGGTAGACGTGCCCCGGCTGCTCGCGTTCTACGGGGCGGGCGACCCGCTGCCGCATCCGCTGCTCACCGAGGCACGTGCCGCGCTCTCCGCGCACTACGCCCCGGAGCTCGGCGAACCGTTCACCACCGCGGGGCTGTGCCACTACCGCGACGGCCGGGACAGCGTCGCCTGGCACGGGGACCGGATCGGGCGGGGAGCGCGGCAGGACACGATGGTCGCCATCCTCTCGGTCGGCGCGCCCCGGGACCTGCTGCTGCGCCCGGCGGGCGGGGGCGGCTCCACGGTGCGCAGGCCGCTCGGCCACGGCGACCTGATCGTGATGGGCGGCTCCTGCCAGCGCACCTGGGAGCACTGCGTCCCCAAGAGCACCCGCGCCGCCGGCCCCCGCATCAGCGTCCAGTTCCGCCCGCACGGCGTGCGCTGA
- a CDS encoding MBL fold metallo-hydrolase, whose translation MRAQVRHVGEGIHLVHGSHTNWVILREGDAVTLVDTGYPGDREQLLASLAEVGSAPEAVVAVLITHAHSDHLGSAEYLRAAHGTPVLLHDAEVPHARRDFLQQVTVARVLRNAWRPGVLPWAVHVLRSGGTERHPVSSPEPFPTAGPLDLPGRPVPVHTPGHTDGHCAYHLPDAGVVISGDALVSGHATSRVAGPQLLPGMFHHDRARAVASLDVLAGLDGDVLLPGHGPPHRGPMGEAARRARERAF comes from the coding sequence ATGCGGGCGCAGGTACGGCACGTCGGCGAGGGCATCCACCTGGTGCACGGTTCCCACACCAACTGGGTGATCCTGAGGGAGGGGGACGCCGTCACGCTGGTCGACACCGGGTATCCCGGTGACCGCGAGCAGCTCCTCGCCTCGCTGGCGGAGGTCGGAAGCGCACCCGAGGCGGTCGTCGCCGTGCTGATCACCCACGCCCACAGCGACCATCTGGGCTCGGCCGAGTACCTGCGCGCCGCCCACGGCACCCCGGTCCTCCTCCACGATGCCGAAGTCCCGCACGCCCGCCGGGACTTCCTCCAGCAGGTGACGGTCGCACGGGTGCTGCGCAACGCCTGGCGCCCGGGCGTACTGCCCTGGGCGGTGCACGTGCTCCGCTCCGGCGGCACCGAGCGACACCCGGTGAGCTCACCGGAGCCCTTCCCCACCGCAGGCCCCCTCGACCTGCCCGGCCGGCCCGTGCCGGTGCACACCCCCGGGCACACCGACGGACACTGCGCCTACCACCTCCCGGACGCCGGGGTGGTGATCTCCGGCGACGCGCTGGTGAGCGGGCACGCCACGTCCCGGGTGGCGGGACCGCAGCTGCTGCCCGGCATGTTCCACCACGACCGGGCACGCGCCGTCGCCTCCCTCGACGTCCTGGCCGGACTGGACGGCGACGTCCTGCTCCCCGGGCACGGCCCCCCGCACCGCGGTCCGATGGGGGAAGCCGCGCGACGGGCCCGGGAACGGGCGTTCTAG
- a CDS encoding DUF4032 domain-containing protein has translation MALQISATNPEHPALLLELPWQTPLEQWPEELLVPLPRGISRHVVRYARAGDEVIAVKELAERPALREYQLLRDLDRLAIPAVDALAVVTGRADAAGEPLEPVLITRHLGGSMPYRSMFETTLRPATMHRLMDALAVLLVRLHLAGFAWGDCSLSNTLFRRDAGAYAAYLVDAETGELHPRLSEGQRDYDLDLARVNISGELLDLEASGALHPSVDPIDFGTEICARYKRLWDELTRTSVYPAGKYHYIERRIRRLNDLGFDVAEMQIEHASNGDTVTFVPKVVDAGHHQRQLLRLTGLDAEENQARRLLNDLESWMATQDDYAPGDPLGARPEVLAHRWVREVFRPTVRAVPVELRGAMDSAEIYHELLEHRWFLSERAQHDIGLHTAVEDYIATILPRARETLRPTAD, from the coding sequence ATGGCCTTGCAGATCAGTGCCACCAATCCGGAGCACCCCGCGCTCCTGCTCGAACTGCCGTGGCAGACGCCGCTGGAGCAGTGGCCCGAGGAGTTGCTCGTCCCGCTGCCGCGCGGCATCTCGCGGCACGTCGTCCGCTACGCGCGCGCCGGGGACGAGGTGATCGCCGTCAAGGAACTCGCGGAACGCCCCGCGCTGCGCGAGTACCAGCTGCTGCGCGACCTGGACCGGCTCGCCATCCCCGCGGTGGACGCGCTCGCCGTGGTCACCGGCCGCGCCGACGCCGCCGGGGAGCCGCTGGAGCCGGTGCTGATCACCCGCCACCTCGGCGGCTCCATGCCCTACCGGTCGATGTTCGAGACGACGCTCCGCCCGGCGACCATGCACCGCCTGATGGACGCCCTGGCGGTACTGCTGGTCCGGCTGCACCTGGCCGGCTTCGCGTGGGGCGACTGCTCGCTGTCCAACACCCTCTTCCGGCGCGACGCGGGCGCCTACGCCGCCTACCTGGTGGACGCCGAGACCGGCGAGCTGCACCCCCGGCTCAGCGAGGGGCAGCGGGACTACGACCTCGACCTCGCCCGCGTGAACATCAGCGGTGAGCTGCTCGACCTGGAGGCCTCCGGCGCCCTGCACCCCTCCGTCGACCCCATCGACTTCGGCACCGAGATCTGCGCCCGCTACAAGAGACTGTGGGACGAGCTGACCCGCACCTCCGTCTACCCGGCGGGCAAGTACCACTACATCGAGCGCCGGATCCGGCGGCTCAACGACCTCGGCTTCGACGTGGCCGAGATGCAGATCGAGCACGCCTCCAACGGCGACACGGTCACCTTCGTGCCCAAGGTCGTCGACGCGGGCCACCACCAGCGCCAGCTGCTGCGCCTGACCGGCCTGGACGCCGAGGAGAACCAGGCCCGGCGGCTGCTGAACGACCTGGAGAGCTGGATGGCCACCCAGGACGACTACGCCCCGGGCGACCCCCTGGGAGCCCGCCCCGAAGTCCTCGCCCACCGCTGGGTGCGCGAGGTCTTCCGGCCCACCGTGCGCGCGGTGCCGGTGGAGCTGCGCGGCGCGATGGACTCGGCCGAGATCTACCACGAGCTCCTGGAGCACCGCTGGTTCCTGTCCGAGCGCGCCCAGCACGACATCGGCCTGCACACCGCCGTCGAGGACTACATCGCCACCATCCTGCCGAGGGCCCGGGAGACCCTGCGGCCCACCGCGGACTGA
- a CDS encoding universal stress protein produces MTRPITAGVDGSEESLAALAWAAREAVRREAPLRVVHAWRFPSKDTDGTGDRDAQERYVRESVADSVRTVTERHPELTVSTEVREADDAVAALLAATADAETLVLGSRGHGAVVGFLLGSVGQQVIAESPRPVVLVRAGDEAATEAAGREVVVGQQGEPEDSADVIGFAFEAAAARGATVRAVRAWALPTVFTYSPGSMRLADEAGGLEQYERKALGEALAPWRERYPDVPVIEHVEMGSAGQVLLSVADGAQLMVVGRRARRTAVGARIGSVAHGVLHHADCPVAVVPHA; encoded by the coding sequence ATGACGCGCCCGATCACGGCCGGTGTGGACGGTTCGGAGGAGAGCCTGGCCGCACTGGCCTGGGCCGCCAGGGAGGCGGTCCGCCGGGAGGCGCCGCTGCGCGTCGTGCACGCCTGGCGGTTCCCGTCCAAGGACACGGACGGCACGGGGGACCGGGACGCGCAGGAGCGGTACGTCCGGGAGTCGGTGGCCGACTCGGTCCGCACCGTCACCGAGCGGCATCCGGAGCTCACGGTCTCCACGGAGGTCCGGGAGGCCGACGACGCCGTCGCCGCCCTGCTCGCCGCCACGGCCGACGCCGAGACGCTCGTGCTCGGGTCGCGCGGCCACGGAGCGGTCGTCGGCTTCCTGCTCGGCTCCGTCGGCCAGCAGGTGATCGCGGAGTCGCCCCGGCCCGTCGTCCTCGTGCGCGCCGGGGACGAGGCCGCGACCGAGGCCGCGGGCCGCGAGGTCGTCGTGGGCCAGCAGGGCGAGCCCGAGGACAGCGCCGACGTGATCGGTTTCGCCTTCGAGGCGGCCGCCGCGCGCGGCGCCACCGTGCGGGCCGTGCGGGCCTGGGCCCTGCCGACGGTCTTCACCTACAGCCCGGGCTCGATGCGCCTGGCCGACGAGGCCGGCGGCCTGGAGCAGTACGAGCGCAAGGCACTCGGCGAGGCGCTCGCGCCGTGGCGCGAGCGCTACCCCGACGTCCCGGTGATCGAGCACGTCGAGATGGGCAGCGCGGGTCAGGTGCTGCTGTCGGTGGCCGACGGCGCCCAGCTGATGGTCGTCGGCCGCCGGGCCCGCCGTACGGCCGTCGGCGCCCGGATCGGCTCCGTGGCACACGGCGTGCTGCACCACGCCGACTGCCCGGTGGCGGTGGTCCCGCACGCGTGA
- a CDS encoding VOC family protein translates to MTLEWEQVNVDAADPAALGRWWAEALGWVVVNDAPDEYEIRPEPDRLPGLLFVPVPEGKTVKNRLHLDFRPEDQEAEVARLLELGAVHADVGQGEQPWVVLADPEGNEFCVLGPRGGRPAA, encoded by the coding sequence ATGACCTTGGAGTGGGAGCAGGTGAACGTCGACGCGGCCGATCCCGCCGCGCTCGGACGCTGGTGGGCCGAGGCGCTGGGATGGGTCGTGGTGAACGACGCGCCCGACGAGTACGAGATCCGCCCGGAGCCCGACCGGCTGCCGGGACTGCTGTTCGTCCCGGTGCCGGAGGGCAAGACCGTGAAGAACCGGCTGCACCTCGACTTCCGCCCCGAGGACCAGGAGGCCGAGGTGGCCCGCCTGCTGGAACTGGGCGCGGTCCACGCCGACGTGGGGCAGGGCGAGCAGCCCTGGGTGGTGCTGGCGGACCCGGAGGGCAACGAGTTCTGCGTGCTGGGCCCGCGGGGCGGCCGTCCGGCTGCCTGA
- a CDS encoding FAD-dependent oxidoreductase has protein sequence MAQADGATRTVIMTVDDDPGVSRAVARDLRRRYGASYRIVRAESGESALEALRELKLRGDLVAVLLADYRMPRMNGIEFLERALDVYPGARRVLLTAYADTDAAIDAINVVDLDHYLLKPWDPPEEKLYPVLDDLLQAWRTGDHRPVPSTKVVGHRWSARSSEVREFLARNQVPYRWYSSDEPEGRRLLSAAGQDGQRLPVVITPDGTPLVEPEAPELAARVGLATTPAADFYDLVVIGGGPAGLGAAVYGASEGLRTVLVERSATGGQAGQSSRIENYLGFPDGVSGGQLTDRARRQAAKFGAEILTAREVTGLEANGAARTVRFSDGSAIAAHSVILATGVSYRQLTAPGADDLTGCGVFYGSALTEAASCQGHDVYIVGGANSAGQAAMYLARGAKSVTLLVRGDSLAASMSHYLIQQIEETPNIRVRCGTAVEGAHGDGHLERLTLRDAASGETEQVDAQWLFVFIGAAPRTDWLDGTVLRDERGFILAGPDLTPDGRPPADWELDRPPYHLETSVPGVFVAGDARAESAKRVASAVGEGAMAVMLVHRYLEQS, from the coding sequence ATGGCACAGGCCGACGGGGCGACACGGACCGTCATCATGACCGTGGACGACGATCCGGGGGTCTCCCGCGCCGTCGCCCGTGATCTGCGGCGGCGGTACGGCGCCTCGTACCGCATCGTGCGTGCGGAGTCCGGCGAGTCGGCCCTGGAGGCGCTGCGGGAACTGAAGCTCCGCGGCGACCTGGTGGCCGTCCTCCTCGCCGACTACCGGATGCCGCGGATGAACGGCATCGAGTTCCTGGAGCGGGCCCTGGACGTGTACCCGGGCGCCCGGCGCGTGCTGCTGACCGCGTACGCCGACACCGACGCGGCGATCGACGCGATCAACGTCGTGGACCTGGACCACTACCTCCTCAAGCCGTGGGACCCGCCCGAGGAGAAGCTCTACCCGGTGCTGGACGACCTGCTCCAGGCCTGGCGCACCGGCGACCACCGGCCGGTGCCCAGCACGAAGGTCGTCGGGCACCGCTGGTCGGCGCGCTCCTCCGAGGTCCGGGAGTTCCTGGCCCGCAACCAGGTGCCGTACCGGTGGTACTCGTCCGACGAGCCGGAGGGGCGGCGGCTGCTGTCGGCGGCCGGGCAGGACGGACAGCGGCTGCCGGTGGTGATCACGCCGGACGGGACCCCGCTGGTGGAGCCGGAGGCACCCGAGCTCGCCGCGCGGGTGGGACTGGCGACGACGCCGGCGGCCGACTTCTACGACCTGGTGGTGATCGGCGGCGGTCCGGCGGGGCTGGGCGCGGCCGTGTACGGGGCGTCGGAGGGGCTGCGGACGGTGCTGGTGGAGCGGTCGGCGACCGGCGGGCAGGCCGGACAGAGCTCCCGCATCGAGAACTACCTCGGTTTCCCGGACGGCGTCTCCGGCGGGCAGCTCACCGACCGGGCCCGGCGGCAGGCCGCGAAGTTCGGCGCGGAGATCCTCACGGCGCGCGAGGTGACCGGACTGGAGGCCAACGGCGCGGCGCGGACCGTGCGGTTCTCGGACGGCTCGGCGATCGCCGCGCACAGCGTGATCCTGGCGACCGGCGTCTCCTACCGGCAGCTGACCGCTCCCGGCGCCGACGACCTGACCGGCTGCGGTGTCTTCTACGGCTCGGCGCTGACCGAGGCGGCATCCTGCCAGGGCCACGACGTGTACATCGTCGGCGGCGCCAACTCGGCCGGCCAGGCGGCGATGTACCTGGCCCGGGGCGCCAAGTCGGTGACGCTGCTGGTGCGCGGCGACTCCCTGGCGGCGTCGATGTCGCACTACCTGATCCAGCAGATCGAGGAGACGCCCAACATCCGGGTGCGCTGCGGCACGGCCGTGGAGGGCGCGCACGGCGACGGGCACCTGGAGCGGCTGACGCTGCGCGACGCGGCGAGCGGGGAGACCGAACAGGTCGACGCGCAGTGGCTGTTCGTGTTCATCGGAGCGGCCCCGCGGACCGACTGGCTGGACGGGACGGTGCTGCGGGACGAGCGCGGGTTCATCCTGGCCGGGCCGGACCTCACCCCCGACGGACGGCCCCCGGCCGACTGGGAGCTGGACCGGCCGCCGTACCACCTGGAGACCAGTGTGCCGGGCGTGTTCGTGGCGGGCGACGCCCGCGCGGAGTCCGCGAAACGGGTCGCGTCCGCCGTCGGAGAGGGAGCCATGGCCGTGATGCTCGTCCACCGGTACCTGGAGCAGTCGTGA
- a CDS encoding ATP-binding protein, giving the protein MSGRPMPCSPREIGELFLFEKLTPEQLGRLCAEGRVEVFEPGPVYAEGEDATCFYVLLDGAVVLSRRVGGDDVETNRTSQRGVYAGAMQAYVGDRVPQVYTNSMRVTEPTRFFVLPAQTFASVMQEWFPMAVHLLEGLFFGSKNTQRAIGQRERLLALGSLSAGLTHELNNPAAAAVRATSALRERVAKMRHKLAVIAEGPFTRDALAGLIEIQERTAERVAKAPSLSPLEAADREDALSDWLDDHGIEQGWRIAPTFVQAGLDAEWLDQVAAAVDEQMLPGAIGWLNYTVETELLMDEIADSTARVSHLVDAAKQYAQLDRAPYRTVDVHELLDSTLLMLSGKIGPRIDVVKDYDRTVPRIPAYPAELNQVWTNLIDNAVSAVNGAGGDGTLTVRTALHHDRLLVEFRDTGTGIAPEIRERIFDPFFTTKPVGEGTGLGLDISWRIVVNKHHGTLQVESVPGDTRFQVLLPLTAAEPEPTEEPA; this is encoded by the coding sequence GTGAGCGGCCGGCCGATGCCGTGCAGCCCCCGGGAGATCGGGGAGCTGTTCCTGTTCGAGAAGCTGACGCCCGAGCAGTTGGGGCGGCTGTGCGCGGAGGGCCGGGTGGAGGTGTTCGAGCCCGGGCCGGTGTACGCCGAGGGCGAGGACGCGACCTGCTTCTACGTGTTGCTCGACGGGGCGGTCGTCCTCTCCCGCCGGGTCGGCGGGGACGACGTGGAGACCAACCGCACCTCGCAGCGGGGGGTGTACGCCGGGGCGATGCAGGCGTACGTCGGCGACCGGGTGCCGCAGGTCTACACCAACTCGATGCGGGTCACCGAGCCGACCCGGTTCTTCGTGCTGCCGGCGCAGACGTTCGCGAGCGTCATGCAGGAGTGGTTCCCGATGGCGGTGCACCTGCTGGAGGGGCTGTTCTTCGGTTCGAAGAACACCCAGCGGGCCATCGGGCAGCGGGAACGGCTGCTGGCGCTCGGCTCGCTGTCCGCCGGCCTCACGCACGAGCTGAACAACCCGGCGGCGGCGGCCGTGCGGGCCACCTCGGCACTGCGGGAGCGGGTGGCGAAGATGCGCCACAAGCTGGCCGTCATCGCCGAGGGGCCGTTCACCCGCGACGCGCTCGCCGGGCTCATCGAGATACAGGAGCGCACGGCCGAGCGGGTCGCCAAGGCCCCCTCCCTGTCCCCGCTGGAGGCCGCCGACCGGGAGGACGCCCTCTCCGACTGGCTGGACGACCACGGCATCGAGCAGGGCTGGCGGATCGCGCCGACCTTCGTGCAGGCCGGGCTGGACGCCGAGTGGCTGGACCAGGTGGCGGCGGCGGTGGACGAGCAGATGCTGCCGGGGGCGATCGGCTGGCTCAACTACACGGTCGAGACCGAACTGCTGATGGACGAGATCGCGGACTCCACCGCCCGCGTCTCGCACCTGGTCGACGCGGCCAAGCAGTACGCGCAGCTCGACCGGGCGCCCTACCGGACCGTCGACGTCCACGAACTCCTGGACAGCACCCTGCTGATGCTCTCCGGCAAGATCGGGCCCCGAATCGACGTCGTCAAGGACTACGACCGGACGGTGCCGCGGATCCCGGCGTACCCGGCGGAACTGAACCAGGTGTGGACCAATCTGATCGACAACGCGGTCTCCGCGGTGAACGGCGCCGGCGGCGACGGCACGCTGACCGTGCGGACCGCGCTCCACCACGACCGTCTGCTGGTGGAGTTCCGCGACACCGGAACGGGGATCGCGCCGGAGATCCGCGAGCGCATCTTCGATCCGTTCTTCACCACCAAACCGGTGGGCGAGGGCACCGGGCTCGGTCTGGACATCTCCTGGCGGATCGTGGTCAACAAGCACCACGGCACCCTCCAGGTGGAGTCCGTGCCCGGCGACACCCGTTTCCAGGTGCTGCTCCCGCTGACCGCCGCCGAACCCGAACCGACCGAGGAGCCGGCATGA
- a CDS encoding UBP-type zinc finger domain-containing protein, whose protein sequence is MTSDTGIDPAVPPSGPGCAACDAVDGWWFHLRRCASCGHIGCCDSSPGQHATAHFRTTGHPVVQSFEPDEDWYWDYATEEVRESGPELAPPRSHPEDQPSPGPAGRVPADWARTLRR, encoded by the coding sequence ATGACCAGCGACACCGGAATCGACCCCGCCGTCCCCCCGAGCGGCCCCGGCTGCGCCGCATGCGACGCGGTGGACGGCTGGTGGTTCCACCTGCGGCGCTGCGCGAGCTGCGGTCACATCGGCTGCTGCGACAGCTCGCCCGGACAGCACGCGACCGCGCACTTCCGCACCACCGGGCACCCGGTGGTGCAGAGCTTCGAACCGGACGAGGACTGGTACTGGGACTACGCGACCGAAGAGGTGCGGGAGTCGGGGCCCGAGCTCGCCCCACCGCGCAGCCACCCCGAGGACCAGCCGTCCCCCGGACCGGCCGGGCGGGTGCCCGCGGACTGGGCCCGGACGCTGCGGCGCTGA